From Mycolicibacterium cosmeticum, a single genomic window includes:
- a CDS encoding ammonium transporter: MGIPDTGDTAWMLASAALVLLMTPGLAFFYGGMVRAKGVLNMIMMSISSMGVVTVLWVLYGYSLAFGNDKFNLFGDPTQYWGLKGLIGGTYLQLHPEDAAVSIPLAGTIPQTVFVAFQAMFAIITVALISGAVADRLKFGGWLLFAGLWATFVYFPVAHWVFAFDGVTAETGGWIANKLKAIDFAGGTAVHINAGTAGLVLAIILGKRIGWPGSPMRPHNLPFVMLGAGLLWFGWYGFNAGSAVGSNGIAGATFITTTVATAAAMLAWLLTERIRDGKATSLGAASGIVAGLVAITPSCSSVNVLGALVIGVVAGAVCALAVGLKFKLGFDDSLDVVGVHLVGGLIGTLLVGLVAAPEAPAAVAGLFYGGGFDQLIKQAIGAGAVLAYSAIGTAILALIVKYTVGLRLDKEEEASGIDESEHAESGYDFVAVGTGSVLGRHGAEG, encoded by the coding sequence ATGGGTATACCGGACACCGGTGATACCGCGTGGATGCTCGCGAGTGCCGCACTCGTGCTGTTGATGACGCCGGGCCTGGCGTTCTTCTACGGCGGCATGGTGCGGGCCAAGGGCGTGCTCAACATGATCATGATGAGCATCAGTTCCATGGGTGTGGTCACGGTGCTGTGGGTGCTCTACGGTTACTCGCTGGCCTTCGGCAACGACAAGTTCAACTTGTTCGGCGACCCCACCCAATACTGGGGGCTCAAGGGCCTGATCGGGGGCACCTACCTGCAGCTGCACCCGGAGGACGCCGCGGTTTCCATCCCGCTCGCCGGCACGATTCCGCAGACGGTGTTCGTGGCCTTCCAGGCAATGTTCGCCATCATCACCGTCGCGCTCATCTCGGGTGCGGTGGCCGATCGCCTGAAGTTCGGCGGTTGGCTGCTGTTCGCCGGTCTGTGGGCCACCTTCGTGTACTTCCCGGTCGCGCACTGGGTCTTCGCCTTCGACGGTGTCACCGCCGAGACCGGTGGCTGGATTGCCAACAAGCTCAAGGCAATCGACTTCGCGGGTGGTACGGCGGTGCATATCAACGCCGGTACGGCGGGCCTGGTGCTGGCCATCATCCTCGGCAAGCGCATCGGCTGGCCGGGTAGCCCGATGCGCCCGCACAACCTGCCGTTCGTGATGCTGGGTGCCGGTCTGCTGTGGTTCGGCTGGTACGGCTTCAACGCCGGTTCGGCCGTGGGCTCCAACGGTATTGCCGGTGCCACGTTCATCACCACCACGGTGGCCACCGCCGCCGCGATGCTGGCCTGGCTGCTCACCGAGCGCATCCGGGACGGCAAGGCCACCTCGCTCGGTGCCGCCTCGGGCATCGTCGCCGGCCTGGTCGCCATCACCCCGTCGTGCTCCTCGGTCAACGTGCTGGGCGCGTTGGTCATCGGTGTCGTCGCCGGTGCGGTGTGCGCGCTGGCGGTCGGCCTGAAATTCAAGCTGGGCTTCGACGATTCGCTCGACGTGGTGGGTGTGCACCTGGTCGGTGGTCTGATCGGCACGCTGCTGGTCGGGCTGGTCGCGGCCCCGGAGGCACCGGCCGCGGTCGCGGGCCTGTTCTACGGCGGCGGCTTCGATCAGCTGATCAAGCAGGCCATCGGGGCCGGCGCGGTTCTGGCGTATTCGGCCATCGGTACGGCTATCTTGGCGTTGATCGTGAAATACACCGTGGGTCTGCGTCTGGACAAGGAAGAGGAGGCATCCGGCATCGACGAGTCCGAGCACGCGGAAAGCGGGTACGACTTCGTGGCTGTCGGAACCGGTTCTGTCCTTGGTCGGCACGGCGCGGAGGGATGA
- a CDS encoding P-II family nitrogen regulator yields the protein MKLITAIVKPFTLEDVKTGLEQTGILGMTVSEVQGYGRQKGHTEVYRGAEYSVDFVPKVRVEVVVDDSAVDKVVDVIVQAARTGKIGDGKVWVSPVDTVVRVRTGERGADAL from the coding sequence ATGAAGCTGATTACTGCGATCGTCAAACCGTTCACCCTGGAAGACGTCAAAACCGGTCTGGAGCAGACGGGCATCCTCGGGATGACCGTCAGCGAGGTCCAGGGTTACGGGCGGCAGAAGGGCCACACCGAGGTGTACCGCGGTGCGGAGTACTCCGTTGACTTCGTGCCGAAGGTGCGCGTCGAGGTCGTCGTCGACGACTCTGCCGTCGACAAGGTGGTGGACGTCATCGTCCAGGCCGCCCGCACCGGCAAGATCGGTGACGGCAAGGTCTGGGTCAGCCCGGTGGACACCGTCGTCCGGGTGCGCACCGGCGAGCGTGGGGCCGACGCCCTTTGA
- a CDS encoding [protein-PII] uridylyltransferase — MTEQTPDPATGAARWEAPVAGSLRPATDLAKASEQLLTTGSRQLDSAALRAALLDLNEFWLTTKASEIGITATSGFAIVATGGLGRGELLPYSDLDLMLLHDNMPAEIVSQVAELLWYPLWDANIRIDHSVRTVPEALKVAAEDVAAGLAMLDARHIAGDQELSSLLIGGARRQWRTGIAPRFDELVAHARDRWERSGQIAHRAEPDLKNGRGGLRDVQLLNALAIAQLADVYPSRMLASPTGTLGGAHLALLNVRTELHRISRRGREQVLAQYADEIGASLRIGDRFDLARMLSDAARTVSYYVDAGIRTAGNALPRRGFAALRRPARRPLDEGVIEFAGEVILARDARPERDPGLILRVAAASATTGLPIAASTLSRLAGAAPELRAPWPRAALKDLLVMLSAGPAAVATVEALDRTGLWGRLFPEWGAVRDLPPRDVVHIWTVDRHLIETVSRASAFTTRVARPDLLVLGALLHDIGKGRGGDHSVIGAELATQVGTRLGLWPSDIEVLSKIVRYHLLLPDTATRRDLQDPKTIDTVVDALGGDAVLLELLQALAEADSLATGPGVWGDWKASLIGDLVRRCRLVMAGEPLPQPDPVDPHYLSLAADGGVHVELAAGDGAHIHNVTMIAPDRRGLLSKAAGVLSLNSLRVHSASVNSADGMAINTFVVSPRFGSPPAAELLRQQFILALGDELDVVEALARRDREAAGTARVGEVASAVPVNQVSAPPRILWSEGSAPGRFIVQVRAADRAGLLARLTSVIERDGLDIEWAKVTTLGSAVVDVFCIAVPALAGGADGAQAAVVRAELERDLYAVLPTPPKPVSEAS, encoded by the coding sequence ATGACAGAGCAGACACCAGATCCCGCCACTGGGGCCGCCCGTTGGGAGGCGCCGGTGGCGGGATCGCTGCGTCCGGCGACGGATCTGGCCAAGGCGTCCGAACAACTGCTGACCACCGGGAGTCGCCAGCTGGACTCCGCCGCACTGCGGGCGGCGCTGCTCGACCTCAACGAATTCTGGCTCACCACAAAGGCGAGCGAGATCGGCATCACGGCGACGAGCGGCTTCGCCATCGTGGCCACCGGCGGCCTGGGCCGCGGTGAGCTGCTGCCGTACTCGGACCTGGACCTGATGCTGCTGCACGACAACATGCCCGCCGAGATCGTCAGCCAGGTCGCCGAATTGCTGTGGTACCCGTTGTGGGACGCCAACATCCGCATCGACCACAGTGTGCGCACGGTGCCCGAGGCCCTGAAGGTGGCCGCCGAGGACGTGGCCGCCGGCTTGGCGATGCTCGACGCCAGGCATATCGCCGGCGATCAGGAGCTGTCGTCGCTGTTGATCGGCGGCGCGCGCCGGCAGTGGCGCACCGGGATCGCACCCCGTTTCGACGAACTCGTGGCACACGCCAGGGACCGGTGGGAGCGCAGCGGGCAGATCGCGCACCGGGCCGAACCGGACCTGAAGAACGGCCGCGGCGGGCTGCGAGATGTCCAGCTGCTCAACGCGTTGGCCATCGCCCAACTCGCCGACGTCTACCCCAGCCGGATGCTGGCCTCGCCCACCGGCACGCTCGGTGGGGCGCACCTGGCGCTGCTGAACGTCCGCACCGAACTGCACCGGATCTCCCGGCGCGGCCGCGAACAGGTGCTCGCGCAGTACGCCGACGAGATCGGCGCCTCGCTGCGCATCGGGGACCGTTTCGATCTGGCCCGGATGCTCTCCGACGCCGCCCGCACCGTCAGCTACTACGTGGACGCGGGTATCCGCACCGCGGGTAATGCGTTGCCGCGCCGCGGTTTCGCCGCGCTGCGCCGGCCGGCGCGCCGCCCGCTCGACGAGGGGGTGATCGAGTTCGCCGGTGAGGTGATCCTGGCCCGCGACGCCCGCCCGGAACGCGATCCCGGCCTGATCCTGCGCGTCGCGGCCGCCTCGGCCACCACCGGGTTGCCGATCGCGGCGTCGACGTTGAGCCGATTGGCCGGTGCGGCACCGGAACTGCGCGCACCGTGGCCGCGGGCCGCGCTCAAGGACCTGTTGGTGATGCTGTCGGCCGGGCCGGCCGCGGTGGCCACCGTGGAGGCGCTGGACCGCACCGGGCTGTGGGGCCGGTTGTTCCCCGAGTGGGGGGCGGTGCGCGACCTGCCGCCCCGGGACGTCGTGCACATCTGGACGGTGGATCGTCACCTCATCGAGACGGTCTCTCGGGCAAGCGCGTTCACCACCCGGGTGGCGCGGCCCGATCTGCTGGTGCTGGGCGCGCTGCTGCACGATATCGGCAAGGGCCGCGGGGGCGATCACAGCGTCATCGGCGCCGAGCTGGCCACCCAGGTGGGCACCCGGCTGGGGTTGTGGCCCTCGGATATCGAGGTGTTGTCCAAGATCGTCCGGTATCACCTACTGCTGCCCGACACCGCGACACGGCGGGATCTGCAGGATCCCAAGACCATCGACACGGTGGTGGACGCCCTCGGCGGTGACGCGGTGCTGCTGGAACTGCTGCAGGCGCTGGCCGAGGCCGATTCGCTGGCCACCGGTCCAGGGGTGTGGGGGGACTGGAAGGCGTCCCTGATCGGCGACCTGGTGCGGCGGTGCCGGCTGGTGATGGCCGGTGAACCGTTGCCGCAGCCCGATCCCGTTGATCCGCACTACCTTTCGCTGGCAGCCGACGGTGGGGTGCATGTCGAGCTGGCGGCCGGCGACGGGGCGCACATCCACAACGTGACGATGATCGCGCCCGACCGCCGCGGCCTGTTGTCCAAGGCGGCCGGCGTGCTGTCGCTGAACTCGCTGCGGGTGCACTCGGCCTCGGTCAACAGCGCCGACGGTATGGCGATCAACACCTTCGTGGTGTCACCGCGGTTCGGGTCGCCGCCGGCGGCCGAACTCCTGCGCCAGCAGTTCATCCTGGCCCTCGGCGACGAACTGGATGTCGTCGAGGCGCTCGCGCGCCGTGACCGGGAGGCGGCCGGTACCGCCCGCGTCGGCGAGGTGGCGTCCGCGGTGCCGGTCAATCAGGTCAGCGCGCCGCCGCGCATCCTGTGGTCCGAGGGCTCCGCGCCGGGCCGGTTCATCGTGCAGGTGCGAGCCGCGGACCGCGCCGGGCTGCTGGCCCGGCTCACCTCGGTGATCGAACGGGACGGTCTGGACATCGAATGGGCCAAGGTCACCACGCTGGGATCGGCCGTGGTGGACGTGTTCTGCATCGCGGTGCCGGCGCTGGCCGGCGGTGCCGACGGCGCCCAGGCGGCCGTCGTGCGCGCCGAACTCGAGCGCGACCTCTACGCCGTGCTGCCTACACCACCGAAACCGGTGTCCGAAGCCAGTTAG
- a CDS encoding helix-turn-helix domain-containing protein, protein MVRLPLTAEQLAAGKRLGEQLRHARGARTLAEVAEAAAISPETLRKIETGRLATPAFSTIAALARVLPLSLDELAESCFTRPDLRHTGELAG, encoded by the coding sequence ATGGTGCGCCTCCCCCTGACCGCAGAACAACTCGCCGCAGGCAAGCGTCTCGGCGAGCAGCTCCGCCACGCCCGCGGCGCCCGCACCCTGGCCGAAGTGGCCGAGGCGGCGGCGATCTCGCCCGAGACGCTGCGCAAGATCGAGACCGGCCGGCTCGCCACACCGGCGTTCAGCACCATCGCCGCACTGGCCCGCGTGCTGCCGCTGTCACTGGACGAGTTGGCCGAGAGCTGCTTTACGCGCCCGGACCTGCGCCACACCGGCGAACTGGCCGGCTAA
- the map gene encoding type I methionyl aminopeptidase, whose product MLELKTPREIAAMDVTGTFIAELLDDLAGGARPGVNLLELEARARELIAQRGAQSCYWDYAPSFGRGPFRNVICLSVNDAVLHGLPHDYTLADGDLLTMDIAVSIEGWVADSARSIIVGTPRADDRRLITATEEALAAGIAAAVPGNRLGDISAAIGRVAADYGYPVNTEFGGHGLGRTMHEDPHVPNLGRPGRGLKLRPGLTLALEPWFAAGTDRIVFDPDGWTIRSADGSRTAHSEHTIAITDGAALVLTSRERVTAGV is encoded by the coding sequence GTGTTGGAACTGAAGACACCCCGCGAGATCGCGGCGATGGACGTCACCGGGACGTTCATCGCCGAGCTGCTCGACGATCTGGCCGGGGGCGCCAGGCCGGGGGTGAACCTCCTCGAGCTCGAAGCCCGCGCCAGGGAACTGATCGCGCAGCGTGGCGCCCAGTCCTGCTACTGGGACTACGCACCGTCGTTCGGCCGCGGCCCGTTCCGCAACGTCATCTGCCTGTCGGTGAACGACGCTGTGCTGCACGGACTTCCGCACGACTACACCTTGGCCGACGGAGATCTGCTCACCATGGACATCGCGGTGTCGATCGAGGGCTGGGTCGCCGATTCGGCCCGCAGCATCATCGTCGGGACCCCGCGTGCCGATGACCGGCGGCTGATCACCGCCACCGAGGAGGCGCTGGCGGCCGGTATCGCGGCGGCGGTGCCGGGGAACCGGCTCGGCGACATCTCCGCCGCGATCGGTAGGGTCGCCGCGGACTACGGGTATCCGGTCAACACCGAATTCGGCGGGCACGGCCTGGGCCGCACCATGCACGAGGACCCGCACGTGCCCAACCTGGGCAGGCCCGGCCGTGGTCTGAAACTGCGGCCCGGGCTGACATTGGCGCTGGAACCGTGGTTCGCGGCGGGCACCGATCGCATCGTCTTCGACCCGGACGGGTGGACCATCCGCTCGGCGGACGGGTCCCGCACCGCGCACAGCGAGCACACCATCGCGATCACCGACGGTGCCGCGCTGGTGCTCACGTCGCGGGAGCGGGTCACCGCCGGCGTCTGA
- a CDS encoding molybdopterin-dependent oxidoreductase — MSAIDVPLPRVRNQTGAAPGTTHSGQCTHISQCTLCEAHCGIHVTVTDGKVSRIEGNPDDVFSKGYICPKATAMGGLHHDPDRLRTPMRRVGDRFEPVSWDEAFAEIGTRLRRIRKEHGARALGMYLGNPAAHSSGAFYGLMLRLALMTPNFFSASSIDQMPHEYAAWRVFGSNMLVPITDIDRTQRLVIIGANPAVSNGSLSVMPGAKRRIKAIRDRGGAVVVIDPRRTETARLADQHVAVRPGGDVYLLLGMLHVLVAENLCDRAAIAEQTSGWDRLTALVAGATPEAVAERAGVDADTIRTLARDHAAAESAAVYARIGICQQETGTLVSWLVMVLNTVTGNLDRAGGTMFSTPFADLPRAARYVPVGHAAWSDRSGRYRSFRAELPAVAMADEILTPGQGQIRAMITYAGNPVSSIPQKGRLDQALAGLDLYVAVDMYVTETTRHADFILPPVSPLEREDVALLTTIFSVRNNIRFQHRSFDPPAAALEDWEILSRLTAELLPAPLRQLLAPVRNRLIAFANPLRMTALALLTGPYGRLRKGRKGITMRQLKASAGGLDLGALQPRLAKVIATEDRLVTLAPDEFVEAAAAYLRKPADAAEGHYDLQLIGRRQLRSNNSWLHNVPTMTGGNNKCTVLMHPDDARARGLSQGAAVRVTSAVGEIEVPLDISDDIRRGTVAVPHGWGHRDTGWRHANTLPGANVNTLHDPHRVDAFTGTAAVNNTWVAVTGA, encoded by the coding sequence ATGAGCGCGATCGACGTCCCCCTTCCCCGGGTGCGCAACCAGACCGGCGCCGCGCCCGGCACCACCCACAGCGGTCAATGCACTCACATCAGTCAATGCACCCTGTGCGAGGCGCACTGCGGCATCCACGTGACCGTGACCGACGGCAAGGTCAGCCGGATCGAGGGCAATCCCGACGACGTGTTCTCCAAGGGCTACATCTGCCCGAAGGCCACCGCGATGGGCGGCCTGCACCACGACCCGGACCGGCTGCGCACCCCGATGCGACGAGTCGGTGACCGGTTCGAGCCGGTGAGCTGGGACGAGGCGTTCGCCGAGATCGGCACCCGACTGCGCCGGATCCGCAAAGAGCACGGGGCCCGCGCGCTCGGCATGTATCTGGGCAACCCGGCCGCGCACAGTTCCGGCGCGTTCTACGGCCTGATGCTGCGGCTGGCCCTGATGACCCCGAACTTCTTCTCGGCGTCGTCCATCGACCAGATGCCGCACGAGTACGCCGCCTGGCGGGTGTTCGGCTCCAACATGCTGGTGCCGATCACCGATATCGACCGCACCCAGCGGCTGGTCATCATCGGTGCCAACCCGGCGGTGTCCAACGGCTCGCTGTCGGTGATGCCCGGCGCCAAGCGGCGCATCAAGGCGATCCGCGACCGTGGCGGCGCGGTGGTGGTCATCGATCCGCGCCGCACCGAGACGGCGCGGTTGGCCGATCAGCACGTCGCGGTGCGCCCCGGTGGCGACGTGTATCTGCTGCTGGGCATGCTGCACGTGCTGGTCGCCGAGAACCTGTGCGACCGCGCGGCCATCGCCGAGCAGACGTCGGGCTGGGATCGGCTGACCGCCCTGGTCGCCGGCGCGACACCGGAGGCGGTCGCCGAGCGGGCCGGCGTGGACGCCGACACCATCCGGACCCTGGCGCGCGACCATGCCGCCGCCGAATCGGCGGCCGTCTACGCCCGGATCGGCATCTGCCAGCAGGAGACCGGGACCTTGGTGAGCTGGTTGGTGATGGTGCTCAACACGGTGACCGGCAATCTGGACCGGGCCGGTGGGACGATGTTCTCCACCCCCTTCGCCGACCTTCCCCGCGCGGCGCGGTATGTCCCGGTCGGGCACGCCGCGTGGTCGGATCGCTCCGGCCGGTACCGGTCCTTCCGCGCCGAACTGCCCGCCGTCGCCATGGCCGACGAAATCCTGACGCCCGGCCAGGGACAGATCCGCGCGATGATCACCTACGCGGGAAATCCGGTGTCGTCGATCCCGCAGAAGGGCAGGCTCGACCAAGCGCTCGCGGGCCTGGATCTGTATGTGGCGGTGGACATGTACGTCACCGAGACCACCCGGCACGCCGACTTCATCCTGCCCCCGGTGTCGCCGCTGGAGCGCGAGGACGTCGCGCTGCTCACGACGATCTTCAGCGTGCGCAACAACATCCGGTTCCAGCACCGGTCCTTCGATCCGCCCGCCGCCGCGTTGGAGGACTGGGAGATCCTCAGCCGGCTGACCGCCGAGCTGCTGCCGGCTCCGCTCCGGCAGCTGCTCGCGCCGGTGCGCAACCGGCTGATCGCCTTTGCCAACCCGCTGCGGATGACCGCCCTGGCCTTGCTGACCGGCCCCTACGGCCGATTACGCAAGGGCCGCAAGGGAATCACGATGCGCCAGCTGAAGGCCAGTGCGGGTGGCCTGGATCTGGGCGCGCTGCAGCCGCGGCTGGCGAAGGTCATCGCCACCGAAGACCGCTTGGTGACACTGGCCCCCGACGAGTTCGTCGAGGCGGCAGCGGCATACCTGCGTAAGCCGGCCGACGCCGCCGAAGGCCACTACGACCTGCAGCTCATCGGGCGGCGCCAGTTGCGCAGCAACAACTCCTGGCTGCACAACGTGCCGACGATGACCGGCGGCAACAACAAGTGCACGGTGCTCATGCATCCCGACGACGCCCGAGCCCGCGGGTTGAGTCAGGGCGCCGCCGTCCGGGTCACCTCGGCGGTGGGCGAAATCGAAGTGCCCCTGGACATCAGCGACGACATCCGGCGCGGCACCGTGGCCGTCCCGCACGGCTGGGGCCACCGCGATACCGGCTGGCGGCACGCGAACACCTTGCCAGGGGCGAATGTGAACACCTTGCACGACCCGCACCGGGTGGACGCGTTCACCGGGACCGCCGCGGTGAACAACACCTGGGTGGCCGTCACCGGCGCCTGA
- the ffh gene encoding signal recognition particle protein, which produces MFESLSDRLTGALQGLRARGRLTDADIDATAREIRLALLEADVSLPVVRAFVGRIKDRAKGAEVSGALNPAQQVVKIVNEELIGILGGETRQIAFAKTSPTVIMLAGLQGSGKTTLAGKLAKWLKAKGHTPLLVACDLQRPGAVHQLQIVGERAGVSVFAPHPGVSPDGVTIDQMTTGDPVAVAAAGLAEAKAKLFDVVIVDTAGRLGIDEELMAQAAAIRDAVQPDETLFVLDAMIGQDAVTTAEAFRAGVGFTGVVLTKLDGDARGGAALSVREITGVPILFASAGEKLEDFDVFHPDRMASRILGMGDVLTLIEQAEQVFDQQKAEEAAAKIGSGELTLEDFLEQMLAIRKMGPIGNLLGMLPGAGQMKEALAAVDDSQLDRVQAIIRGMTPAERADPKIINASRRLRIANGSGVSVAEVNQLVDRFFEARKMMSQMAGQMGMPFGRKNSARKAAKGKNKQAGKKKGRQTGKGPTPPKNPLGAGLPAGFPDLTGMPKGLDELPPGLANIDLSKLKFPGQK; this is translated from the coding sequence GTGTTTGAATCGCTGTCTGACCGCTTGACCGGTGCACTGCAGGGCCTGCGAGCCCGGGGTCGGCTGACCGACGCCGATATCGACGCGACCGCGCGCGAGATCCGCCTTGCCCTGCTCGAAGCCGACGTCTCGCTGCCCGTGGTGCGCGCCTTCGTCGGCCGCATCAAGGACCGCGCCAAGGGCGCGGAGGTTTCCGGCGCGCTCAACCCGGCCCAGCAGGTCGTCAAGATCGTCAACGAGGAGCTCATCGGCATCCTCGGCGGCGAAACCCGGCAGATCGCCTTCGCCAAGACCTCGCCGACGGTGATCATGCTGGCCGGTCTCCAGGGTTCCGGTAAGACCACGCTGGCCGGCAAGCTGGCCAAGTGGCTCAAGGCCAAGGGCCACACCCCGCTGCTGGTGGCCTGCGACCTGCAGCGTCCCGGTGCCGTGCATCAGTTGCAGATCGTCGGCGAACGCGCCGGCGTCTCGGTGTTCGCGCCGCACCCCGGGGTCTCCCCGGACGGCGTCACGATCGACCAGATGACCACCGGTGACCCCGTCGCGGTGGCCGCCGCGGGGCTGGCCGAGGCCAAAGCCAAGCTCTTCGACGTCGTCATCGTCGACACCGCCGGGCGCCTGGGTATCGACGAGGAGCTGATGGCCCAGGCCGCCGCCATCCGCGATGCCGTGCAGCCCGACGAGACGCTGTTCGTCCTGGACGCCATGATCGGTCAGGACGCGGTGACCACGGCCGAGGCCTTCCGGGCCGGTGTCGGCTTCACCGGCGTGGTACTCACCAAGCTCGACGGTGACGCCCGCGGTGGTGCCGCGCTGTCGGTCCGCGAGATCACCGGTGTGCCGATCCTGTTCGCCTCGGCAGGGGAGAAGCTGGAGGACTTCGACGTCTTCCACCCGGACCGGATGGCCAGCCGCATCCTGGGCATGGGCGACGTGCTCACCCTCATCGAGCAGGCCGAGCAGGTCTTCGACCAGCAGAAGGCCGAGGAGGCCGCCGCCAAGATCGGCTCCGGCGAGCTGACCTTGGAGGACTTCCTCGAGCAGATGCTGGCCATCCGCAAGATGGGGCCGATCGGCAACCTGCTGGGCATGCTGCCCGGCGCCGGTCAGATGAAGGAGGCGCTGGCCGCCGTCGACGACAGCCAGCTCGACCGCGTCCAGGCCATCATCCGCGGTATGACGCCGGCCGAGCGCGCCGACCCGAAGATCATCAACGCGTCGCGCCGGTTGCGGATCGCCAACGGGTCCGGGGTCAGCGTCGCGGAAGTGAACCAGCTGGTGGACCGGTTCTTCGAGGCCCGCAAGATGATGTCGCAGATGGCCGGTCAGATGGGAATGCCGTTCGGCCGCAAGAACTCGGCGCGTAAGGCCGCCAAGGGTAAGAACAAGCAGGCCGGCAAGAAGAAGGGCCGCCAGACGGGGAAGGGCCCGACGCCGCCCAAGAATCCGCTGGGCGCCGGTCTGCCGGCCGGTTTCCCGGACCTCACCGGGATGCCCAAGGGACTCGACGAGCTGCCCCCGGGCCTGGCCAACATCGACCTGTCCAAGCTGAAGTTCCCCGGCCAGAAGTAG
- a CDS encoding amidohydrolase family protein, protein MGALHVRGRSLPDGEQVQWWIVDEGSPEEHGPHGVLSAEPIAHADTVFDGGWIIPGLVDAHCHVGLKPGGATTYDEAVEQAETERAAGALLLRDAGSPVDTRSFDDRPDLPRIIRAGRHLARPKRYLPGLPIDIEDESQLPAAVAEQARWGDGWVKLVGDWIDRGIGDLAPLWSDDILAAAIDAAHANGARVTAHVFGEDALPGLINAGIDCIEHGTGITEDVIDLMLEHGTALVPTLINIENFPGIADVASKYPTYAKHMRELYASCHRRVGAAHEAGVPIYAGTDAGGMMAHGRIGDEIAALRTVGLSATDALGAACWDARSWLGRPALEHGASADLLCFREDPREVGVQHPDLVMLRGRVY, encoded by the coding sequence ATGGGGGCGCTGCACGTCCGCGGCCGGAGCCTGCCCGACGGCGAGCAGGTGCAGTGGTGGATTGTCGATGAGGGCTCGCCCGAAGAGCATGGGCCGCACGGCGTGCTCTCGGCCGAGCCGATCGCCCATGCCGACACCGTGTTCGACGGTGGCTGGATCATCCCCGGTCTGGTCGACGCGCACTGCCACGTCGGCCTCAAACCCGGTGGCGCCACCACCTACGACGAGGCCGTCGAACAGGCCGAAACCGAGCGCGCTGCCGGCGCCCTGCTGCTGCGCGACGCCGGCTCCCCGGTGGACACCCGCAGCTTCGACGATCGGCCGGACCTGCCGCGGATCATCCGGGCCGGCCGGCATCTGGCCCGGCCCAAGCGCTATCTGCCGGGCCTGCCGATCGACATCGAGGACGAGTCGCAGCTGCCCGCGGCGGTCGCCGAGCAGGCCCGCTGGGGCGACGGCTGGGTGAAACTGGTCGGCGACTGGATCGACCGCGGGATCGGCGACCTGGCTCCGCTGTGGTCCGACGACATCCTCGCCGCGGCCATCGACGCCGCCCACGCCAACGGCGCCCGCGTCACCGCGCACGTCTTCGGCGAGGATGCGCTGCCGGGGCTGATCAACGCGGGCATCGACTGCATCGAGCACGGCACCGGGATCACCGAGGATGTCATCGATCTGATGCTTGAGCACGGCACCGCACTGGTGCCCACGCTCATCAACATCGAGAACTTCCCCGGAATCGCCGATGTCGCAAGCAAATACCCGACCTACGCCAAGCACATGCGCGAGCTGTACGCCTCCTGCCATCGGCGCGTCGGCGCCGCGCATGAGGCCGGGGTGCCGATTTATGCGGGTACCGACGCCGGCGGCATGATGGCGCACGGCCGTATCGGCGACGAGATCGCGGCGTTGCGCACCGTCGGCCTCAGCGCCACCGACGCGCTGGGCGCGGCGTGTTGGGATGCCCGGTCCTGGCTGGGCCGGCCCGCGCTGGAGCACGGTGCCTCCGCCGACCTGCTGTGCTTCCGCGAGGACCCGCGGGAGGTCGGCGTGCAGCACCCGGACCTGGTGATGCTGCGGGGGCGGGTCTACTAG